The following proteins come from a genomic window of Novosphingobium aromaticivorans DSM 12444:
- the sucD gene encoding succinate--CoA ligase subunit alpha, translating into MSILVDKNTKVITQGMTGATGTFHTEQALAYGTQMVGGVTPGKGGTTHIGLPNFNTVAEAKAATGATASCIYVPPPFAADSILEAIDAEMELIVCITEGIPVLDMVKVKRALSGSKSRLIGPNCPGVLTPNECKIGIMPGSIFKKGSVGVVSRSGTLTYEAVFQTSNIGLGQTTAVGIGGDPVNGTNFIDVLELFLADDETKSIIMIGEIGGSAEEEAAQFLKDEAKRGRKKPMVGFIAGRTAPPGRRMGHAGAIVSGGQGGAEDKIAAMEEAGIRVSPSPSLLGETLAEVLKERV; encoded by the coding sequence ATGAGCATTCTCGTCGACAAGAATACCAAGGTCATCACCCAGGGGATGACGGGTGCCACCGGCACCTTCCACACCGAACAGGCGCTGGCATACGGCACCCAGATGGTCGGCGGCGTGACGCCGGGCAAGGGCGGCACGACCCACATCGGCCTGCCCAACTTCAACACCGTTGCCGAAGCCAAGGCCGCGACCGGCGCGACTGCTTCGTGCATCTACGTTCCGCCGCCGTTCGCTGCCGATTCGATCCTCGAGGCGATCGACGCCGAGATGGAACTGATCGTCTGCATCACCGAAGGCATCCCGGTCCTCGACATGGTCAAGGTGAAGCGCGCCCTTTCCGGTTCGAAGAGCCGCCTGATCGGTCCCAACTGCCCCGGCGTCCTGACCCCGAACGAATGCAAGATCGGCATCATGCCGGGCTCGATCTTCAAGAAGGGTTCGGTCGGCGTCGTCTCGCGTTCGGGCACCCTCACCTATGAAGCGGTGTTCCAGACCTCGAACATCGGCCTGGGCCAGACCACCGCTGTCGGCATCGGCGGCGACCCGGTCAACGGCACCAACTTCATCGACGTGCTGGAACTGTTCCTGGCCGACGACGAAACCAAGTCGATCATCATGATCGGCGAAATCGGCGGTTCGGCCGAAGAAGAAGCGGCACAGTTCCTCAAGGACGAAGCCAAGCGCGGTCGCAAGAAGCCGATGGTCGGTTTCATCGCCGGTCGCACGGCGCCTCCGGGCCGCCGCATGGGCCACGCCGGCGCGATCGTCTCGGGCGGCCAGGGCGGCGCCGAAGACAAGATCGCGGCGATGGAAGAGGCCGGCATCCGTGTCAGCCCCTCGCCTTCGCTGCTCGGCGAAACGCTTGCCGAAGTGCTGAAGGAACGCGTCTGA
- the odhB gene encoding 2-oxoglutarate dehydrogenase complex dihydrolipoyllysine-residue succinyltransferase, giving the protein MSIEVKVPTLGESVSEATVGQWLKKPGEAVALDEPIVSLETDKVAVEVPAPAAGVLGALVANEGDTVAVGALLALIEDGVAAAGAQAPAPRTEAPVPPASASEAPAAPAGDAAVLSPAVRRAVLEYGIDPSTVKGTGKDGRLTKEDVMAAAAAKQAAPAAAVSAQAATPAAAPAGGRNEERVKMTRLRQTIAKRLKSAQETAALLTTFNDVDMSAVMEARAKYKDVFEKKHGVKLGLMSFFAKASVLALKDIPSVNAQIQGDEIVYFDYVDISVAVSAPNGLVVPVVRDVDKMSFADIEKSIADYGKKARDGALTMADMAGGTFTISNGGVFGGLMSTPIINPPQSAVLGLHRIEDRPVVRNGEIVIRPMMYIALSYDHRIIDGREAVTALKTIKEAIEDPTRLLIDL; this is encoded by the coding sequence ATGTCGATTGAAGTGAAGGTTCCGACGCTGGGTGAAAGCGTCAGCGAAGCAACCGTCGGCCAATGGCTGAAGAAGCCCGGCGAAGCCGTGGCGCTGGACGAGCCCATCGTCAGCCTGGAGACCGACAAGGTCGCGGTCGAAGTGCCCGCACCTGCCGCAGGCGTGCTTGGCGCGCTGGTGGCGAACGAGGGCGACACCGTTGCGGTCGGCGCACTGCTTGCGCTGATCGAGGACGGCGTGGCGGCGGCGGGCGCACAGGCCCCTGCCCCGCGCACCGAAGCGCCGGTTCCGCCCGCTTCGGCATCGGAAGCCCCTGCCGCTCCGGCAGGCGACGCCGCCGTGCTTTCGCCCGCCGTGCGCCGCGCGGTGCTGGAATACGGTATCGACCCGTCGACCGTTAAGGGCACCGGCAAGGACGGCCGCCTGACCAAGGAAGACGTCATGGCCGCCGCCGCCGCCAAGCAGGCCGCGCCCGCCGCTGCGGTTTCGGCCCAGGCCGCAACCCCCGCGGCGGCTCCGGCCGGTGGTCGCAACGAAGAGCGCGTCAAGATGACGCGCCTGCGCCAGACCATCGCCAAGCGCCTCAAGAGCGCGCAGGAAACCGCCGCCCTGCTCACCACGTTCAACGACGTGGACATGAGCGCGGTGATGGAAGCGCGCGCCAAGTACAAGGACGTGTTCGAGAAGAAGCACGGCGTGAAGCTGGGCCTCATGTCGTTCTTCGCCAAGGCTTCGGTCCTGGCGCTGAAGGACATCCCCTCGGTCAACGCGCAGATCCAGGGTGATGAGATCGTCTACTTCGACTACGTGGACATCTCGGTCGCGGTCTCGGCCCCGAACGGGCTGGTCGTGCCGGTGGTGCGCGACGTCGACAAGATGAGCTTCGCCGACATCGAGAAGTCGATCGCCGACTATGGCAAGAAGGCACGCGATGGCGCGCTGACCATGGCAGACATGGCGGGCGGCACGTTCACCATCTCGAACGGCGGCGTTTTCGGGGGCCTGATGTCGACCCCGATCATCAACCCGCCGCAGTCGGCCGTGCTTGGCCTGCACCGCATCGAGGATCGCCCGGTCGTGCGCAACGGCGAGATCGTGATCCGCCCGATGATGTACATCGCGCTGTCCTACGACCATCGCATCATTGACGGACGCGAGGCGGTTACGGCACTCAAGACGATCAAGGAAGCGATCGAGGATCCGACGCGCCTGCTGATCGATCTGTGA
- the lpdA gene encoding dihydrolipoyl dehydrogenase, translating to MAEYDYDVLFIGAGPGGYVGAIRTAQLGLKTACAEGRETLGGTCLNVGCIPSKALLHGSEKFDEARNGTFASYGIKTGAVELDLDAMQAQKADSVKSLTGGIEFLFKKNKVTWLKGYAAFEDAHTVTVAGQKVTAKNIVIATGSSVTPLPGVTVDNDAGVIVDSTGALALNRVPQHLVVIGGGVIGLELGSVWRRLGAKVTVVEFLDQLLPGMDGDVRKEAAKIFKKQGMELKLGTKVTGVAVNGGTATLTVEPSKGGEASTIEADCVLVAIGRRPNVDGLGLDKIGLELNARGQIETDHDFATKIPGVWAIGDVIPGPMLAHKAEDEGIAVAENIAGLTGIVNHDVIPGVVYTMPEFAGVGLTEEAAKERGEIKVGKFPMLANSRAKTNHEPDGFVKVISDAKTDRVLGVWCIASVAGTMIAQAAQAMEFGATSEDIAYTCHAHPTHSEALKEAAMAVTGKPIHM from the coding sequence ATGGCTGAATACGATTACGACGTTCTTTTCATCGGTGCCGGTCCCGGCGGTTATGTCGGAGCCATCCGCACGGCGCAGCTCGGACTGAAGACGGCTTGCGCCGAAGGGCGCGAGACGCTGGGCGGGACCTGCCTGAACGTCGGGTGCATTCCGTCGAAGGCGCTGCTGCACGGTTCCGAGAAGTTCGACGAAGCCAGGAACGGCACTTTCGCCAGCTATGGCATCAAGACCGGCGCGGTCGAACTCGACCTCGACGCGATGCAGGCGCAGAAGGCGGATTCGGTAAAGAGCCTGACGGGCGGCATCGAGTTCCTGTTCAAGAAGAACAAGGTGACCTGGCTCAAGGGCTATGCCGCGTTCGAGGACGCGCACACGGTGACCGTCGCCGGCCAGAAGGTGACCGCGAAGAACATCGTCATCGCCACCGGTTCGAGCGTGACCCCGCTGCCGGGCGTGACCGTGGACAACGACGCGGGCGTGATCGTGGACAGCACTGGCGCACTGGCGCTGAACCGCGTGCCGCAGCACCTGGTGGTGATCGGCGGCGGCGTGATCGGGCTTGAGCTGGGTTCGGTGTGGCGTCGCCTGGGCGCGAAGGTCACCGTGGTCGAATTCCTCGACCAGTTGCTGCCCGGCATGGACGGCGACGTTCGCAAGGAAGCGGCCAAGATCTTCAAGAAGCAGGGCATGGAGCTGAAGCTCGGCACCAAGGTGACGGGCGTTGCGGTGAATGGCGGGACGGCGACGCTGACCGTCGAACCATCGAAGGGCGGCGAAGCGTCGACGATCGAGGCCGACTGCGTGCTGGTCGCCATTGGCCGCCGTCCCAACGTGGACGGCCTCGGGCTCGACAAGATCGGACTTGAACTGAACGCACGCGGGCAGATCGAGACCGACCACGACTTTGCCACGAAGATCCCCGGCGTATGGGCGATCGGCGACGTGATCCCCGGCCCGATGCTGGCGCACAAGGCCGAGGACGAAGGCATCGCCGTGGCCGAGAACATCGCAGGGCTTACCGGCATCGTGAACCATGACGTGATCCCGGGTGTGGTCTACACCATGCCGGAGTTCGCGGGCGTGGGGCTTACGGAAGAAGCGGCCAAGGAACGCGGCGAGATCAAGGTTGGCAAGTTTCCGATGCTGGCCAACAGCCGCGCAAAGACCAACCACGAGCCGGACGGTTTCGTGAAGGTCATTTCCGACGCCAAGACCGACCGCGTGCTGGGCGTGTGGTGCATCGCGAGCGTTGCCGGCACGATGATCGCGCAGGCGGCGCAAGCCATGGAATTCGGCGCGACAAGCGAAGACATCGCCTATACCTGCCATGCGCACCCGACCCATTCGGAAGCGCTGAAGGAAGCCGCCATGGCGGTCACGGGCAAGCCGATCCACATGTGA
- a CDS encoding 2-oxoglutarate dehydrogenase E1 component, producing MGSELHDFDVDPAQEGPQPGPSWQSKRWPITDAAAGDDLTQAMDPMALRLVIQKSAKKGGAPLDEAALQQAAMDAIRAMTLIRTYRVRGHLAADLDPLGLARQKLPADLSPEYYGFTAADMTRKVYLGGALGLEWATVNELVAILRANYCGHVGFEYMHISDVEERRFIQDRIEGGDKSIDFTPNGKKAILAAVVRGEQYEKFLGKKYVGTKRFGLDGGESMIPALEALIKYGGQLGVREIVYGMAHRGRLNVLANVMAKPYRVIFHEFSGGSANPEDVGGSGDVKYHLGTSTDREFDGIKVHMSLVPNPSHLETVDPVVLGKVRAQQVFRDDIGDDVGPDARHKQVLPVLIHGDAAFAGQGIVWECFGLSGVKGYNTGGCIHFIINNQIGFTTSPQFSRGSPYPSDVAKGVQAPIIHVNGDDPEAVTFACKLAIDYRQKFGRDIVVDMWCYRRFGHNEGDEPSFTQPLMYAKIRQHPGVSDIYAKRLVAEGVIDANHKGEVESHFTATLETEFEASKGYKANEADWFGGRWSGLNKPADPVTARRNVATGIDQKMFDSLGRTLTTVPEDLTVHKTLGRVIDAKREMFTSGQGFDWATGEALAFGSLVMEGYGVRLSGQDCGRGTFSQRHAVWVDQKDERKYVPLTTLPHGSFEVLDSPLSEYGVLGFEYGYASADPKSLVLWEGQFGDFANGAQIVIDQYIAASEAKWLRANGLVMLLPHGYEGQGPEHSSARLERYLQLCAEDNLQVCNITTPANYFHVLRRQMHRPFRKPLIIMTPKSLLRHPMAKSVASDFIGEGHFMRILSDTNGAADKDTRRVVLCSGKVAYDLIEARNAAELADVQVIRLEQLYPFPGEPLALRLSRMPNLEEVVWCQEEPKNNGSWFFVEPLIEESLKAAKSKVARPRYAGRHASASPATGLASRHASEQGALVADALGLSVRGEIRRQKKH from the coding sequence ATGGGTTCTGAACTGCACGATTTCGACGTGGATCCCGCTCAGGAAGGTCCGCAGCCCGGTCCTTCGTGGCAGAGCAAGCGCTGGCCGATCACCGATGCGGCGGCGGGCGACGACCTGACCCAGGCGATGGACCCGATGGCGCTCAGGCTCGTCATCCAGAAGTCCGCGAAGAAGGGCGGCGCGCCGCTCGACGAGGCCGCGCTGCAGCAGGCCGCGATGGACGCGATCCGCGCGATGACCCTGATCCGCACGTACCGCGTGCGCGGGCATCTCGCCGCCGACCTCGACCCGCTGGGCCTTGCCCGCCAGAAGCTGCCGGCCGACCTTTCGCCCGAATACTATGGCTTCACCGCCGCCGACATGACCCGCAAGGTCTATCTCGGCGGGGCGCTGGGGCTGGAATGGGCGACGGTGAACGAACTCGTCGCGATCCTGCGCGCCAACTACTGCGGGCATGTTGGCTTCGAGTACATGCACATCTCCGACGTGGAGGAGCGCCGCTTCATCCAGGACCGCATCGAGGGCGGCGACAAGTCGATCGACTTCACCCCCAACGGCAAGAAGGCGATCCTCGCCGCTGTCGTTCGCGGCGAGCAGTACGAGAAGTTCCTCGGCAAGAAGTACGTCGGCACCAAGCGCTTCGGCCTCGACGGCGGCGAATCGATGATCCCGGCGCTGGAAGCGCTGATCAAGTACGGCGGGCAGCTCGGCGTGCGCGAGATCGTCTACGGCATGGCCCACCGCGGTCGCCTCAACGTACTCGCCAACGTGATGGCCAAGCCCTATCGCGTGATCTTCCACGAGTTCTCGGGCGGATCGGCCAACCCCGAGGACGTGGGCGGATCGGGCGACGTGAAGTACCACCTCGGCACCTCGACCGACCGCGAGTTCGACGGGATCAAGGTTCACATGAGCCTGGTGCCCAACCCCTCGCACCTCGAGACGGTCGATCCGGTGGTGCTCGGCAAGGTCCGCGCGCAGCAGGTCTTCCGCGACGACATCGGTGACGATGTGGGCCCCGACGCGCGCCACAAGCAGGTCCTGCCCGTGCTGATCCACGGCGACGCGGCCTTTGCCGGACAGGGCATCGTGTGGGAGTGCTTCGGCCTTTCGGGCGTGAAGGGCTACAACACCGGCGGTTGCATCCACTTCATCATCAACAACCAGATCGGCTTCACCACCAGCCCGCAGTTCTCGCGCGGGTCGCCCTACCCCTCGGACGTCGCCAAGGGCGTCCAGGCGCCGATCATCCACGTCAACGGCGACGATCCGGAAGCCGTGACCTTCGCCTGCAAGCTGGCGATCGACTACCGCCAGAAGTTCGGCCGCGACATCGTGGTCGACATGTGGTGCTACCGCCGCTTCGGCCACAACGAAGGCGACGAGCCTTCGTTCACCCAGCCGCTGATGTACGCGAAGATCCGCCAGCATCCGGGCGTGAGCGACATCTACGCCAAGCGCCTCGTCGCCGAGGGCGTGATCGACGCGAACCACAAGGGCGAGGTCGAAAGCCACTTCACCGCGACGCTCGAGACCGAGTTCGAGGCGTCCAAGGGCTACAAGGCCAACGAGGCCGACTGGTTCGGCGGTCGCTGGTCGGGGCTGAACAAGCCCGCCGACCCCGTCACCGCGCGCCGCAACGTGGCGACCGGCATCGACCAGAAGATGTTCGACAGCCTGGGCCGCACGCTGACCACCGTCCCCGAGGACCTGACCGTCCACAAGACGCTGGGCCGCGTGATCGACGCCAAGCGCGAGATGTTCACGAGCGGACAGGGCTTCGACTGGGCGACCGGCGAGGCACTGGCGTTCGGCAGCCTCGTGATGGAAGGCTATGGCGTGCGCCTCTCGGGCCAGGACTGCGGACGCGGCACCTTCAGCCAGCGCCACGCGGTGTGGGTCGACCAGAAGGACGAGCGCAAGTACGTGCCGCTGACGACGCTGCCGCACGGCTCGTTCGAGGTGCTCGACAGCCCGCTTTCCGAATATGGCGTGCTCGGCTTCGAGTATGGCTATGCCAGCGCCGACCCGAAGAGCCTGGTGCTGTGGGAAGGCCAGTTCGGCGACTTCGCCAACGGCGCGCAGATCGTGATCGACCAGTACATCGCCGCATCCGAAGCCAAGTGGCTGCGCGCCAACGGCCTCGTCATGCTGCTGCCGCACGGGTACGAAGGCCAGGGGCCGGAGCATTCGTCGGCACGTCTGGAGCGCTATCTGCAGCTCTGCGCGGAAGACAACCTCCAGGTGTGCAACATCACCACGCCGGCCAACTACTTCCACGTGCTGCGCCGGCAGATGCACCGTCCGTTCCGCAAGCCGCTCATCATCATGACGCCCAAGAGCCTGCTGCGCCACCCGATGGCAAAGTCGGTCGCTTCGGACTTCATCGGCGAAGGGCACTTCATGCGCATCCTTTCGGACACGAACGGCGCGGCGGACAAGGACACCCGCCGGGTCGTGCTGTGTTCGGGCAAGGTCGCATACGACCTGATCGAGGCGCGCAACGCGGCCGAGCTTGCGGACGTACAGGTCATCCGCCTCGAGCAGCTCTACCCCTTCCCCGGCGAGCCCCTGGCCCTGCGCCTTTCGCGCATGCCCAACCTCGAGGAAGTGGTGTGGTGCCAGGAAGAGCCGAAGAACAACGGTTCGTGGTTCTTCGTCGAGCCGCTGATCGAGGAATCGCTGAAGGCCGCGAAGAGCAAGGTGGCGCGCCCGCGTTATGCAGGTCGCCACGCCTCGGCATCGCCCGCAACGGGCCTCGCCAGCCGTCACGCCAGCGAGCAGGGCGCGCTTGTCGCCGATGCGCTTGGCCTGTCGGTTCGCGGCGAGATCCGTCGCCAGAAGAAGCATTGA